From Hymenobacter sedentarius, a single genomic window includes:
- a CDS encoding UDP-N-acetylmuramate--L-alanine ligase, producing the protein MAPETRNERPEKIHLIAVGGSIMHNLALALHRRGAQVTGSDDEIFEPAKGRLAAAGLLPAQEGWDAASITPDLDAVIVGMHARPDNPELLQAQALGLKIYSFPEYIYEASRDKQRIVIGGSHGKTSITACILHVLRYHGRKFDYAVGAQLAGFDLMVQLTDDAPIIIIEGDEYLSSPVDRRPKFHLYQHHIGVISGISWDHINVFPTEENYREQFRIFADMTPKAGVLIYDKDDEQTQLIAVPTNPDVTYIGYGPHENVIRDGRTFLVTKKDEEVPIQVFGEHNLRNISAAKEVCKQLGIKGKDFFKAVASFPGAARRLELVKEGATSVVYKDFAHAPSKLKATATALKKQFPQRRLVACLELHTFSSLNPAFLPQYAHCFDAPDVAVVYFNPHVLEHKRLPPLAAATVAEAFQRPDIKVITDSAELAAFLRAQNWANANLLLMSSGTFDGLDLTALASEITG; encoded by the coding sequence TTGGCACCAGAAACGAGAAACGAGCGCCCCGAAAAGATTCACTTGATTGCGGTGGGCGGCAGCATCATGCACAATCTGGCGCTGGCCCTGCACCGGCGCGGCGCCCAGGTAACGGGTTCCGACGACGAAATATTTGAGCCCGCCAAGGGCCGCCTCGCCGCGGCCGGCCTGCTGCCCGCCCAGGAAGGCTGGGACGCCGCCAGCATTACGCCCGACCTCGACGCCGTGATTGTGGGCATGCACGCCCGCCCCGACAACCCCGAGCTGCTCCAAGCTCAGGCCTTGGGCCTGAAAATCTATTCTTTCCCCGAGTACATCTACGAGGCCAGCCGCGACAAGCAGCGCATCGTCATCGGCGGCTCGCACGGCAAAACCAGCATCACGGCCTGCATCCTGCACGTGCTGCGCTACCACGGCCGCAAGTTCGACTACGCCGTAGGGGCCCAGCTGGCCGGTTTCGATTTGATGGTGCAGCTCACCGACGACGCGCCCATCATCATCATCGAAGGCGACGAATACCTGTCCTCTCCCGTCGACCGCCGGCCCAAGTTCCACCTGTATCAGCACCACATCGGCGTGATTTCGGGCATCAGCTGGGACCACATCAACGTGTTTCCGACCGAGGAAAACTACCGCGAGCAGTTCCGCATCTTCGCCGACATGACGCCCAAGGCCGGCGTGCTCATCTACGACAAGGACGACGAGCAAACCCAGCTCATCGCCGTGCCCACTAACCCCGACGTGACCTACATCGGCTACGGCCCGCACGAAAACGTTATCCGCGACGGCCGCACGTTTCTGGTTACCAAAAAAGACGAGGAGGTGCCCATTCAGGTGTTTGGCGAGCACAACCTGCGCAATATTTCGGCGGCCAAGGAAGTGTGCAAGCAGTTGGGCATCAAAGGCAAGGACTTCTTCAAGGCTGTGGCCTCGTTCCCCGGCGCGGCGCGGCGGCTGGAGCTGGTGAAGGAAGGCGCCACCTCGGTGGTGTACAAGGACTTTGCCCACGCCCCCAGCAAGCTCAAGGCCACGGCCACGGCGCTCAAGAAGCAGTTTCCGCAGCGCCGCTTGGTGGCGTGCCTGGAGCTGCACACCTTCAGCAGCCTCAACCCGGCGTTTTTGCCGCAGTACGCGCACTGCTTCGATGCGCCCGACGTAGCCGTGGTGTACTTCAACCCCCACGTGCTGGAGCACAAGCGCCTGCCGCCGCTGGCCGCCGCCACCGTGGCCGAGGCCTTCCAGCGCCCCGACATCAAGGTGATTACCGACAGCGCCGAGCTGGCCGCGTTCCTGCGCGCGCAAAATTGGGCTAACGCCAACCTGCTGCTCATGTCCTCCGGCACGTTCGATGGCCTGGACCTTACCGCCCTCGCCTCTGAAATCACGGGCTGA
- the dnaB gene encoding replicative DNA helicase: MQDQMDDRLKQSAARAKAAWSTRGGAVVPINTGAAGKLPPQAPELEMAVLGALMLEKDALTSVIDLLKPESFYKDSHQRIYRAVIRLFDKSEPIDQLTVVHELREMGELEACGGPFYVANLTLKVNSAANVEYHARIITETAIKRELIRISSEIQKDAFEDTTDVFKLLDDTESALFEVSESNIRKNFDDMRSLMGKAIKELEEKKNQSDGLTGVPTGFTALDRVTSGWQPSDLVIIAARPGMGKTAFVVSAMRNAAVDFKKAVAIFSLEMSSLQLVNRLISAEAELDSEKIKKGSLADHEWQQLNHKITALSAAPIYIDDTPGLSIRELRTKCRRLRSQKDVQMIIVDYLQLMSGNTDGRGGNREQEIASISRALKGIAKELNVPVLALSQLSRSVETRGGDKKPQLSDLRESGSIEQDADMVIFLYRPEYYGLDQDAEGNSTQGVGEVIIAKHRNGSLETVQLKFIGKYTKFADLDGVGGFDTSGYQPMGLPASNFDSEPSSFAPNTIRLGSKINESPVPFPKGNLNKHEDPPF; this comes from the coding sequence ATGCAAGACCAGATGGACGACCGCCTGAAACAATCCGCTGCCCGAGCCAAAGCGGCCTGGAGCACCCGGGGCGGCGCAGTGGTCCCCATAAATACCGGCGCCGCCGGCAAGCTGCCACCCCAGGCGCCCGAGCTGGAAATGGCCGTGCTCGGCGCCTTGATGCTGGAAAAAGACGCCCTCACGTCGGTTATCGACCTGCTCAAGCCCGAGAGCTTCTACAAGGACTCGCACCAGCGCATCTACCGCGCCGTCATCCGGCTTTTTGACAAATCCGAGCCCATCGACCAGCTCACCGTGGTGCACGAGCTGCGCGAAATGGGCGAGCTCGAAGCCTGCGGCGGCCCGTTCTACGTGGCCAACCTCACGCTGAAAGTGAACTCGGCGGCCAACGTGGAATACCACGCCCGTATCATCACCGAAACGGCCATCAAGCGCGAGCTGATTCGCATTTCGAGCGAGATTCAGAAGGACGCCTTCGAGGACACTACCGACGTGTTCAAGCTGCTCGACGACACCGAGTCGGCGCTGTTTGAAGTATCAGAGTCGAACATCCGCAAGAACTTCGACGACATGCGCAGCCTGATGGGCAAGGCCATCAAGGAGCTGGAGGAAAAGAAGAACCAGAGCGACGGCCTAACGGGGGTTCCCACCGGCTTCACCGCCCTGGACCGCGTCACGAGCGGCTGGCAACCATCTGACCTTGTGATTATTGCAGCCAGGCCGGGCATGGGCAAAACGGCTTTTGTGGTGTCGGCCATGCGTAACGCGGCCGTGGACTTCAAAAAAGCCGTGGCCATTTTCTCGCTGGAAATGTCCTCGCTGCAGCTGGTCAATCGTCTGATTTCGGCCGAGGCTGAGCTGGACTCCGAAAAAATCAAGAAAGGCAGCCTCGCCGACCACGAGTGGCAGCAGCTGAACCACAAAATCACGGCTCTTTCGGCCGCTCCAATTTACATCGACGACACGCCGGGCCTGAGCATCCGCGAGCTGCGCACCAAATGCCGCCGCCTGCGCTCGCAGAAGGACGTGCAGATGATTATCGTCGACTACCTGCAGCTGATGAGTGGCAACACCGACGGCCGCGGCGGCAACCGTGAACAGGAAATCGCCAGCATCTCGCGGGCCCTCAAGGGCATTGCCAAGGAGCTGAACGTGCCCGTGCTGGCGCTGTCGCAGCTCTCGCGCTCGGTAGAAACCCGCGGCGGCGACAAGAAGCCCCAGCTGAGTGACCTTCGCGAATCCGGCTCCATCGAGCAGGATGCCGACATGGTAATCTTCCTTTACCGCCCCGAATATTACGGCCTCGACCAGGACGCCGAAGGCAACTCGACGCAGGGCGTGGGCGAGGTCATCATTGCCAAGCACCGAAACGGCTCGCTCGAAACCGTGCAGCTCAAGTTCATCGGCAAGTACACCAAGTTCGCCGACCTCGACGGCGTGGGCGGCTTCGACACCAGCGGCTACCAGCCCATGGGCCTGCCCGCCAGTAATTTCGACAGCGAGCCCAGCAGCTTCGCGCCAAACACCATTCGCCTGGGTTCGAAAATCAACGAGTCGCCGGTGCCCTTCCCGAAAGGGAACCTGAACAAGCACGAAGACCCGCCGTTTTAA
- a CDS encoding sulfite exporter TauE/SafE family protein — MTVTLLLLCLFAFLAGFIDSIVGGGGLIQLPAMLLLLPGVPVPTVFGTGKVSSLSGTVAALRRYLSGPEKLEIRWRTVALTALVAGGFALLGSRAVSHLHKEAVRPLVMGMLVVMAIYTFWRKDFGSLHAPRLSGYREVLIGVVLGASIGFYDGFFGPGTGSLLLFAFVGLFGYDFIAASASAKLVNVATNVASLFYFATTGQVLYKVALPMAACNMLGSTLGARMAQRHGTGFVRVLFLGVVSAFILKLGWDTFA, encoded by the coding sequence ATGACCGTTACCCTACTGCTGCTGTGCCTGTTCGCTTTTCTGGCGGGGTTTATTGATTCCATAGTGGGCGGGGGCGGCCTGATTCAGCTGCCGGCTATGCTGCTGCTGCTGCCGGGCGTGCCGGTGCCCACCGTATTTGGCACGGGCAAGGTGTCGAGCCTATCGGGCACAGTGGCCGCGCTGCGCCGCTACCTGAGCGGGCCTGAAAAGCTGGAGATTCGCTGGCGCACGGTGGCCCTCACGGCACTGGTGGCGGGCGGGTTTGCGCTGCTGGGCTCGCGGGCGGTGAGCCACTTGCACAAGGAAGCGGTGCGGCCACTGGTGATGGGCATGCTAGTGGTAATGGCCATCTACACCTTCTGGCGCAAGGATTTTGGCAGCCTGCACGCGCCCCGGCTAAGCGGCTACCGCGAAGTGCTGATTGGCGTGGTGCTGGGTGCCTCGATTGGTTTCTACGACGGCTTTTTTGGGCCGGGCACCGGTAGCTTGCTCCTATTTGCCTTCGTGGGCTTATTCGGCTACGACTTTATTGCGGCCTCGGCCTCGGCCAAGCTGGTGAACGTGGCGACGAACGTGGCCAGCTTGTTTTACTTCGCTACTACCGGGCAGGTGCTCTACAAAGTGGCCCTGCCCATGGCGGCCTGCAACATGCTGGGCTCCACGCTGGGCGCGCGCATGGCGCAGCGGCACGGCACCGGCTTCGTGCGGGTGCTGTTTTTGGGCGTGGTAAGCGCCTTTATTCTCAAGTTGGGCTGGGATACGTTCGCGTAA
- a CDS encoding TonB-dependent receptor has product MRFLVYKPLLLVAVLLLAFDARAQETLRGRVVAAGTGQPVAGAEVYVKSLARAVLTDSTGRLEVTGLAAGPQQVRVSALGYLPFALEVTLPADGFTFELTSRDRTLGEVVVAAPQTTFGQTRLREVEGTAIFAAKKSEVIVPENLVANLATNNARQVYARVPGLNIWESDGGGLQLSIGGRGLDPNRTSNFNVRQNNYDISADALGYPESYYTPPTEAVKRIQLVRGAASLQYGTQFGGLLNFEMRGPDPDHKAAVTSRQTVGSFGFFNSFNSVAGTVGKLSYYTFAQYKRGDGWRPNSHFDSKTAYADVRYQFTENLKVGAQVTHMDYLAQQPGGLDDEQFRLNPRQSNRERNWFAVDWNLFNLNADWKLSAKANINLIGFGLVASRKSLGYRPNRVRTPDNDIYGRDLITGDFRNYGLEARYLNRYQLAGKDGVLLVGTRLYKGYNHSIQGFGPAGRGADFRFVAADAQSLNNFSDYTFPNFNAAGFVENIFYLTDKLSVTPGLRYEYIRTQANGFYGEVQDRDLAGNPATIRQRNEQLNRPRGFLLGGIGVSYKPQEQLEVYGNISQNYRSITFSDIRIANPSAVIDPNLVDERGYSADLGARGEKTGVLTYDVSAFALNYNNRIGEVLTFDANGRDVRKRTNVGRALILGVEAYGELELLSFLPADADRRWQWSVFGNTAFIRGRYLKSALPNVEGRRVEFVPDVNLKLGTRAGYGPFKASLQYLYLSNQFSDATNVNAKEVGPSAVIGPIPAYQILDASLSWEHRWLKLEGSINNLTDARYFTRRATGYPGPGILPSDGRSYFLTVGVKL; this is encoded by the coding sequence ATGAGATTTCTGGTTTATAAACCCCTGCTGTTGGTGGCAGTACTGCTGCTGGCCTTTGATGCCCGGGCGCAGGAAACCCTGCGGGGCCGGGTAGTGGCCGCGGGCACGGGCCAGCCCGTAGCCGGTGCCGAAGTGTACGTGAAGAGCCTGGCCCGCGCCGTGCTCACCGACAGCACCGGGCGCCTGGAGGTAACCGGGCTGGCCGCCGGGCCGCAGCAGGTGCGGGTGTCGGCGTTGGGCTACCTGCCGTTCGCCCTCGAAGTCACCTTGCCAGCCGATGGCTTCACCTTTGAGCTCACCAGCCGCGACCGGACCCTGGGCGAAGTGGTGGTGGCCGCGCCCCAAACCACGTTTGGCCAGACGCGGCTGCGCGAGGTGGAAGGCACGGCCATCTTCGCGGCCAAGAAGTCGGAAGTCATCGTGCCCGAAAACCTGGTGGCCAACCTCGCCACCAACAACGCCCGCCAGGTGTACGCCCGGGTGCCCGGCCTCAACATCTGGGAGAGCGACGGCGGCGGCCTGCAGCTGAGCATCGGCGGGCGCGGCCTCGACCCCAACCGCACCAGCAACTTCAACGTGCGGCAGAACAACTACGACATCTCGGCCGACGCCCTGGGCTACCCCGAGAGTTATTACACCCCGCCCACGGAGGCCGTGAAGCGCATTCAGCTGGTGCGCGGGGCGGCCTCGCTGCAGTACGGCACCCAGTTTGGCGGCCTGCTCAACTTTGAGATGCGCGGACCCGACCCCGACCACAAGGCGGCCGTGACCTCGCGCCAGACGGTGGGCTCGTTCGGTTTTTTCAACTCCTTCAACAGCGTAGCCGGCACGGTGGGCAAGTTGAGCTACTACACCTTTGCCCAGTACAAGCGCGGCGACGGCTGGCGGCCCAATTCGCACTTCGACAGCAAAACCGCCTACGCCGACGTGCGCTACCAGTTCACCGAAAACCTGAAGGTGGGCGCCCAGGTCACGCACATGGACTACCTGGCCCAGCAGCCCGGCGGCCTCGACGACGAGCAGTTTCGGCTGAACCCGCGGCAGTCGAACCGAGAGCGCAACTGGTTTGCCGTCGACTGGAACCTGTTCAACCTAAACGCCGACTGGAAGCTCAGCGCCAAGGCCAACATCAACCTGATTGGCTTTGGGCTGGTGGCTTCGCGGAAATCGTTGGGGTATCGGCCCAATCGCGTCAGAACCCCCGATAACGACATCTACGGCCGCGACCTGATTACCGGCGACTTTCGCAACTACGGCCTGGAGGCCCGCTACCTGAACCGCTACCAGCTGGCCGGCAAAGACGGCGTGCTGCTGGTGGGCACGCGCCTGTACAAGGGCTACAACCACAGCATTCAGGGATTCGGGCCCGCGGGGCGCGGGGCCGATTTCCGCTTTGTGGCGGCCGATGCCCAGTCCCTGAATAACTTCTCGGATTACACCTTCCCGAACTTCAACGCGGCCGGCTTTGTCGAGAACATTTTTTACCTCACCGACAAGCTGTCCGTGACGCCGGGCCTGCGCTACGAATACATCCGGACCCAGGCCAACGGCTTTTATGGCGAAGTGCAGGACCGCGACCTGGCGGGCAATCCGGCCACCATCCGGCAGCGGAACGAGCAGCTCAACCGGCCCCGGGGCTTCCTGCTCGGCGGCATCGGCGTCAGCTACAAGCCGCAGGAGCAACTCGAGGTCTACGGCAATATCTCGCAGAACTACCGCTCCATTACCTTCAGCGACATTCGCATCGCCAACCCCTCGGCCGTCATTGACCCCAACCTAGTCGACGAGCGGGGCTACTCGGCTGACCTCGGCGCGCGGGGCGAAAAGACCGGCGTGCTGACTTACGACGTAAGTGCGTTTGCGCTCAACTATAATAACCGCATCGGCGAGGTGCTCACCTTTGACGCCAACGGCCGGGACGTTCGCAAACGTACCAACGTGGGCCGGGCTCTGATTTTGGGCGTGGAAGCGTACGGGGAACTGGAGCTGCTGAGCTTCTTGCCGGCTGACGCCGACCGCCGCTGGCAGTGGTCCGTCTTTGGCAACACGGCCTTCATCCGAGGCCGGTACCTGAAAAGCGCCTTGCCGAACGTGGAAGGCCGGCGTGTCGAGTTTGTGCCCGACGTAAACCTGAAGCTGGGCACCCGGGCCGGCTACGGCCCCTTCAAGGCCTCGCTGCAATACCTGTACCTGTCCAATCAGTTTTCTGACGCTACGAACGTGAACGCGAAGGAAGTAGGCCCATCGGCCGTTATCGGCCCCATACCGGCTTATCAAATTCTGGATGCTTCGCTATCGTGGGAGCACCGCTGGCTCAAGCTTGAAGGCAGCATCAACAACCTGACCGACGCCCGCTATTTCACGCGCCGCGCCACGGGATACCCCGGCCCGGGCATTCTGCCCTCGGATGGGCGCAGTTACTTCCTTACGGTAGGGGTGAAGCTGTAA
- a CDS encoding HTTM domain-containing protein gives MRARYFQTYISAAPLAVFRIAFGLLILASVVRFWAKGWIAELYLQPKFFFPYYGLEFIRPLGPYTYALFAVCGACALLVALGWHYRLAAVGLFLSFTYIELMDKSTYLNHYYFVSLAALLLAVLPAGAYCSLDAARRPDRWHDQVPRWTLDALRLLVGIVYMYAGLAKLNSDWLLAAQPLRIWLPAKNDLPVVGFLFNYPATAYAFSWFGAVYDLTVPFFLLSRVTRPYAYAAVVVFHVLTAILFPIGMFPYVMIVAALVFFPPAFHQRLLDRARWLLRLPAAAVRPASPLVYRPRVRLALLTGLALFFAVQLLVPLRYWLYPHELFWTEEGYRFSWRVMLMEKMGQVEFKVVDSATGQTRRVNNSDHLSVLQEKMMATQADMILQFAHYLRDYYARQGVHQPQVYADTYVSLNGRLGKAYIDPTVDLARQAESFAPKPWILPFEDEISGL, from the coding sequence GTGCGCGCCCGCTACTTCCAGACGTATATCTCCGCCGCGCCGCTGGCCGTATTCCGCATTGCCTTCGGCCTGCTGATACTGGCCAGCGTCGTTCGTTTTTGGGCCAAGGGATGGATTGCCGAGCTCTACCTGCAGCCCAAGTTCTTCTTCCCGTACTACGGGCTTGAGTTCATCCGGCCGCTGGGCCCGTACACCTACGCGCTGTTTGCGGTGTGCGGGGCATGCGCGCTGCTCGTGGCCCTGGGCTGGCACTACCGGCTGGCGGCGGTGGGGTTGTTCCTCAGCTTCACTTACATCGAGCTGATGGACAAAAGTACCTACCTCAACCACTACTACTTTGTGAGCCTGGCAGCGCTGCTGCTCGCGGTGCTGCCGGCCGGCGCCTACTGCTCCCTGGACGCTGCCCGCCGCCCCGACCGTTGGCACGACCAAGTGCCGCGCTGGACCCTCGACGCTCTGCGCCTGCTCGTGGGCATCGTGTACATGTACGCCGGGTTGGCCAAGCTCAACTCCGACTGGCTGCTGGCGGCCCAGCCGCTGCGCATCTGGCTGCCAGCCAAGAACGACCTGCCCGTGGTGGGCTTCCTGTTCAATTACCCGGCCACGGCCTACGCGTTCAGCTGGTTTGGGGCGGTGTACGACCTCACGGTGCCGTTCTTTTTGCTCAGCCGCGTCACCCGGCCCTATGCCTACGCGGCAGTGGTGGTATTCCACGTGCTCACGGCCATCCTGTTTCCCATCGGCATGTTTCCGTACGTGATGATAGTGGCGGCCCTGGTGTTTTTCCCGCCCGCGTTCCACCAGCGGCTGCTGGACCGAGCGCGCTGGCTGCTGCGACTGCCTGCTGCCGCGGTCCGGCCGGCCTCGCCGCTGGTATATAGGCCGCGTGTGCGGCTGGCGCTGCTTACGGGGCTGGCCCTGTTCTTTGCGGTGCAGCTGCTCGTGCCGTTGCGCTACTGGCTGTACCCGCACGAGCTGTTCTGGACCGAAGAGGGCTACCGCTTCTCCTGGCGCGTGATGCTGATGGAGAAGATGGGCCAGGTCGAGTTCAAAGTGGTGGACTCGGCCACCGGCCAGACCCGGCGCGTGAACAACTCCGACCACCTGAGCGTGCTGCAAGAGAAGATGATGGCTACCCAGGCCGACATGATTCTGCAGTTTGCCCACTACCTGCGCGACTACTACGCCCGCCAAGGCGTACACCAGCCCCAAGTTTACGCCGACACCTACGTGAGCCTCAACGGCCGCCTGGGCAAGGCTTACATAGACCCCACCGTGGACCTGGCCCGCCAAGCCGAAAGCTTTGCGCCCAAGCCCTGGATTTTGCCCTTCGAAGATGAGATTTCTGGTTTATAA
- a CDS encoding imelysin family protein yields MKKSILLFSLSVVLAAGGISSCKDSNGDSGSPTTGTAELDRKALLTQWADSLVKPSYQRFGTKLTALKTQTTAFTAAPTATGLQSVRQSWREAYLEWQKVEVYEFGPAADVSLVNHFNIYPTDAAGIRQNIASGTYNFELATAIPQQGFPALDYLLNGIAADDNAIVQSYVATANQRRYLTDVVAKMDQLFGGVQAQWNGAYRSTFINNTGTNAGSSLSLLVNAYSRYYEHFLRTGKIGIPAGVMSGVAAPEKIEAYYHRGALPLQLAQAAHATVQSVFNGRAGQPSLKSYVDALGAKDSRSGQPLTKIINDQFAVSAQQLASLGPDLYVTMQSRNAAAVQAYTEMQKAVRLIKVDMTSAMSVSVTYVDNDGD; encoded by the coding sequence ATGAAGAAGTCGATTCTGCTTTTTTCCTTGTCGGTGGTGCTGGCCGCAGGCGGTATTTCCAGCTGCAAGGACAGCAACGGCGATTCGGGTTCTCCCACCACGGGCACCGCGGAGCTCGACCGCAAAGCCCTGCTCACGCAGTGGGCCGATTCGTTGGTGAAGCCCAGCTACCAGCGCTTTGGCACCAAGCTTACGGCCCTGAAAACCCAGACCACCGCCTTCACCGCCGCGCCCACGGCCACGGGGCTGCAGTCGGTGCGCCAGTCCTGGCGCGAGGCGTACCTGGAGTGGCAGAAAGTGGAAGTGTATGAGTTTGGCCCGGCGGCCGACGTGTCGCTCGTGAACCACTTCAATATTTACCCCACCGACGCGGCCGGCATCCGCCAGAACATTGCGTCGGGCACCTACAATTTTGAGCTGGCCACGGCCATTCCGCAGCAAGGCTTTCCGGCCCTCGATTACTTGCTAAACGGCATCGCGGCCGACGACAACGCCATCGTGCAGTCGTACGTGGCCACGGCCAACCAGCGCCGCTACCTCACCGACGTGGTGGCCAAGATGGACCAGCTCTTCGGCGGCGTGCAGGCGCAGTGGAACGGCGCCTACCGCTCCACCTTCATCAACAACACCGGCACCAACGCGGGCAGCTCGCTCTCGCTGCTCGTGAACGCCTACTCGCGCTACTACGAGCACTTCCTGCGCACCGGCAAAATCGGCATTCCGGCGGGCGTGATGTCGGGCGTTGCCGCTCCGGAAAAGATTGAGGCCTACTACCACCGCGGCGCGTTGCCGCTGCAGCTGGCCCAGGCAGCCCACGCCACGGTGCAAAGCGTGTTCAACGGCCGCGCTGGCCAGCCTTCGCTGAAATCATACGTGGACGCCCTGGGCGCCAAGGACAGCCGCTCCGGCCAGCCGCTCACCAAGATTATCAACGACCAGTTTGCCGTATCGGCCCAACAGCTGGCTTCGCTGGGGCCCGATTTGTACGTCACCATGCAATCGCGCAACGCAGCGGCCGTGCAGGCTTACACCGAAATGCAAAAGGCCGTGCGCCTGATTAAGGTGGACATGACCTCGGCCATGAGCGTGAGCGTAACCTACGTCGACAACGACGGCGACTAG